In Kryptolebias marmoratus isolate JLee-2015 linkage group LG4, ASM164957v2, whole genome shotgun sequence, the following proteins share a genomic window:
- the LOC108231485 gene encoding tubby-related protein 1, with the protein MSAEKKPKKKKELANGAAETKSNGTEAKPKKAKTKKKKEEAAEEDSSTVQNGKKVKKKKTEKEKEELGKEKEKEPKKKTKSAPKKKKGSDTENEDDDDDEDTPKKKTKKKTTTKDSSPSASSAKEKKSKSKEDKESDGKEKKSKSKEKDRKKEPASMFVINGEKETKSKKKAAKSESDDSEEETKSTKSKKKSTAGSASMFQASTDKDKDKDKKTKKKGKTEESEESDSEKEEKSKKKKGKGKKKKERSPSPEIEFDDLEKFVMEPATQGVTVKCRVTRDQRGMDKSLYPLYYLHLDNEKKTFLLAGRKRKKSTTSNYLISVDATDLSRGGENFVGKLRSNLMGTKFTVFDNALNPERALPDMSNARQELAGIIYETNVLGMKGPRRMTVIIPGMNKDNDRVPLRPRNECDGLLVRYQNRRTENLIELHNKTPVWNEETASHVLNFNGRVTQASVKNFQIVHSKDLDYIVMQFGRIADDIFTLDYNYPLCAVQAFAIALSSFDGKIACE; encoded by the exons ATGTCTGCAGAAAAG AAGcccaaaaagaagaaagagctGGCCAACGGGGCAGCAGAAACCAAGTCGAATGGAACTGAAGCAAAACccaaaaaggcaaaaaccaagaagaagaaggaagaagcAGCCGAGGAGGACAGTTCCACCGTTCAAA Atggaaaaaaggtaaagaaaaaaaaaacagaaaaagagaaagaagaactgggaaaggaaaaagagaaagagccaaaaaagaaaaccaaaagtgctccaaagaagaagaaag GTTCAGACACAGAAAATGAGGACGATGACGATGATGAGGACActcctaaaaagaaaacaaagaaaaaaacaacaacaaaggacAGCTCTCCGTCTGCGAGCTCTGCCAAAGAGAAAAAATCCAAATCTAAAG aggACAAAGAATctgatggaaaagaaaaaaagtccaagTCAAAGgagaaggacagaaaaaaagaaccagCTTCGATGTTTGTGATAAATGGagagaaagaaactaaaagcaaaaagaaag CTGCCAAGTCAGAGAGTGATGACAGTGAAGAGGAGACAAAGTCGACCAAATCAAAGAAGAAATCCACCGCTGGTTCTGCATCCATGTTTCAGGCATCAACAGATAAGGACAAAGACAAGgacaagaagacaaagaaaaaag GAAAGACTGAAGAGAGCGAGGAATCTGActcagagaaagaagaaaagtccaagaagaagaagggaaaaggaaagaagaagaag GAGAGATCTCCCTCCCCTGAGATTGAGTTTGACGACTTGGAGAAGTTTGTGATGGAGCCGGCGACGCAGGGAGTGACAGTCAAATGCAGAGTGACTCGAGACCAGAGAGGGATGGATAAGAGCCTCTACCCTCTGTATTACCTGCATCTAGACAACGAGAAAAAG ACATTCCTGTTGGCAGGAAGGAAACGAAAGAAAAGCACAACTTCGAATTACCTCATTTCCGTTGATGCCACAGACTTATCAAGAGGCGGTGAGAACTTTGTCGGAAAGCTAAG ATCAAATTTAATGGGGACCAAGTTTACTGTGTTTGACAACGCTCTGAACCCAGAACGAGCTCTTCCAGACATGTCTAATGCACGACAAGAGTTAGCAGGCATCATTTAT GAGACAAATGTTTTAGGAATGAAAGGACCCAGAAGGATGACAGTCATCATTCCAGGAATGAACAAGGACAACGACAGAGTCCCACTCAGACCTAGAAAT GAATGTGACGGCTTGTTGGTAAGGTACCAGAATAGAAGGACGGAAAATCTGATCGAGCTTCACAACAAGACGCCTGTGTGGAACGAAGAAACGGCCTCTCATGTGCTGAACTTCAACGGCAGAGTCACCCAGGCCTCAGTCAAGAACTTCCAGATAGTTCATTCCAAGGACT tggaCTACATAGTGATGCAGTTTGGAAGAATAGCTGATGACATTTTCACTCTGGACTATAATTACCCCCTGTGTGCCGTCCAGGCATTTGCCATCGCTCTCTCCAGCTTTGATGGCAAAATCGCTTGTGAATAA